The Lichenihabitans psoromatis genomic interval TTGTTCGCACGCCACAGCATCGTTCAGGAGAATGAGGCCGTCGCGGGTCATTGAGGCGCGGCCTGTCGCCGAGGCGCGACCGACATCACCGGCTCAAGCCGCGGCCTCGATCCGCATCAGGGCCTCCCAGCGCCTAGGCCATGCGGCCAGAAAGGCCGGCACCTCGCTGGCCGGCATCGCGGGTTGGAACAGGAAGCCCTGCCCGCGCGGGCAGCCGAGCGTCCGAAGGAAGCGCAATTGCTCGGCGGTCTCGATGCCTTCGGCCACGACGTCGAGCCCGAGACTTTCAGCAAGACCGATGACGGCCGAGACGATCGCGACGTTATCGTGCCGTGCCGGGATATCGCGCATGAAGGAATGGTCGACCTTGAGCAGGTCGACCGGGATTTGCTGAAGATGGCTCAGAGAGGCGTGACCCGTTCCAAAATCATCGAGCGCGATGGTGATGCCGGCGTCGCGTAGGCCTTGCAGGACGGCCTCGGCCACCGCGATATCCTTGCTGAGCAGCACCGTCTCGGTCACCTCGATCACGAGATGCGACGTCTTGAGGCCGTGCGCCTCGACGGCTTGTCGCAGCCGCGTCACAAGGCCCGTGCGGCGAAACTCGAATTCGGAAACGTTCAATCCAACGCGGCCAAACGGCAATCCGGCCGCGTGCCACCGGCCCATGTCGGCTGTCGCACGCTCCACCATGCAGTCACCCAGCATGAGAGAGAGATCGGGATCGTCGAAGACCGACATGATCGAGCCCGGCGGCTGAAAGCCCGACGTCGGGTCTCGCCAGCGGAGCAGAGCCTCGAAACCGTGGATCACCCCGGTTTTGAGCGAGATGATCGGTTGATAGAAGGGCTCGACGCGCCCGTCGGCGACGGCAGATCGAACGGTCGCAAGGATCGTCATTTGATGATCGCGCTCGAGCCGGATCGCGGGCGAAAACATGGCGGCGCGCGCTCGGCCGCCGGTCTTCGCTCGATAGAGTGCCAGATCCGCCGCTTTCAGCAAGGCGGCGGCGTCCCGCTCATGGTCGGGGAACACGGCCGCCCCGATGCTGGCGTGACAAATCAGCAGGTGGCCGCCGACCTCGACCGGCGCGTTCAAGGCGGCGAGAAGCCGACCGAGCGGTTGATCGACATCGTGCGGCTGCTGGAACCCCGTCAAAATGACCGCGAACTCGTCCCCGCCGAGCCGCGCGACGGTGTCGGACGCGCGCAAGCCCTCGTTCAACCGCAGCGCCTGAGCGCGCAGCACCGCGTCGCCGGCGTCATGGCCAAAGCTGTCGTTGATGTCCTTCAGCCGATCGAGATTGACGAGAAACAACGCCACGATACAGCCATGGCGTTCCGCATATTGAAGCGCTTTGGCGAGACGATCGTGAAATAAGGCACGGTTGGGCAGGTTGGTCAGCGTGTCATGATTGGCGACATGCCAAAGTTGGGCCTCGCTTGCCTTGTGGCTCGTGATGTCCTGGAGCACGCCGATCAGTCGCGTCGCGACGCCGCCGACGACCTCCGCCTCCCCCCTGATGTGAACCCAGCGCCTGGTATTGTTGGCGGTCACGAGCGGCGTCTGGATATCGAAAGAGCCAAGCGACGCGACAGCCCGATCGATCGCGGCCGCGATCTTGCCCCGCTCTTCGCCGGGATAGAACGACAAGGCGAAATCGGTCGTAATCGCCCGACCGATCGGCACCTCGCTGATGCGGTAGATCTCATCCGACCAGAAGAGGCTGCCGGTCTGCAGGTCGAGATCCCACCCGCCCACATGCGCCATACGCTCGGTCAGGTCGATCATCACGTGCTGCCGCCGAAGCTGGCGCCGCTGTCGCCACAGATCCACCCGCCCCAGACGTCTACGCCGAATCTCCACCTCGAGCCGCGCGGACGCGCGTTGCGATCGCAGAGCATCCACCGCCATCGCGGCGAGCCGTTGCAATTGCACGGCCTCTCTCTCGCCAAACCCGCGCGGTTCTGGTCCGGCAAGGCTTAGATTGCCCATCGGAAACCCCGGCTTCAATTCGAGCGGAACTCCGGCATAAAATCGAAGACGCGGCCCGCCGGTCACCAGGGGATGATCGGCGAACCGGCTTTGCCGCAGATCCTCGATGGTTTGAACCTGTTGGGTGGCGGCCGCCGGATCGAAGAAGGTCGAGAGCGGGGGAGACGGATCGACGTCCACGCCCCACCGGGAAGATAGCCAGATCCGTTGGTAATCGAGAAAGCCCGCGACGGCGAGCGGCACGTCGAAGACGTCGCGCGCAAACGCGCCGATCCGGTCGAGAGCGTCCTTCAACGTCGCCTCGATCGCCCGAGGCGATCGCGGTGGTCGGACATCGCCCTCCTCGGTCAGTACGCTCGAATCCTGCACGTCCTGACCTCAGCCTCGTTCAGACCGGCGAACGTCGTCATGACGCTGCGTAAGTTCAGGCTATTCTTACAAGATGAACGTCGCTTTTCTATCGCTTTCGATAATTATGGTTCAAACCTTTTCATGGTTCTTGATGCAACGAGCCAATTCCGGTGGCCTCCTCCACCGGATCGGCGCGACGCGCGAGAATCCGAACTGTCGCACGATCACTATGTCCGGCGGCATCCACCACCGTCACGGTCGTGAATCCTTCCCCCTCCGGCCGCCAAAGCGCCTCGCGTGCGAAGCTGCGGCTCTCGATCGGCTGACCGTCCACCAGCCAACGATACGGACGCTGACCACCAAGCGCCGAGAGTTTTACCGGACTTTGTGGCGCCGCGCCCGCATCGCCATCGACGAGCAGACGGGAACCCTCGATCGGGAAGCTGATGCGTGGGCGATCGCCGTTCGGATCGCTCGTCGCGTCAAGCCGCACCAACGCGGGCGGGGGCGGCCCGGCAAAGACCGGCTCGAGCCTGCGGCGCGCGATCGGATCGGGCGGCAGCAGATCGAACAGGCGGAACAGAATTTGTGCCGCCGCGACCCCGACGCAGGCCGCGCAGGTGCCCCCATCCGCCCGCCCCATCCAGACGCCGATCGCGTGGTGTTGATCGAACCCGATCGCCCAGCCATCGCGAAAGCGGTAGGAGGTGCCTGTCTTGAAGGCGATGCGCCCGGCGCGTGCGCCGAAGCCACCGGGCGGCGGCATGTCGGATAGAATATCGACGACCGCATCGGCAGCCGCCCGACCCATGAGGATGCCACTGGACGCGCGGGGAGCGCCCGGGGTTGTCGTGAGGGGATTGACCTCTCCCCCACGGGCCAGTGCGGCGTAGGCGGTCACGAGAGTCTGAAGCGTCGTTCCCGCGCCGCCGAGAGCGACCGGCAGGCCCGGCGCCGCATCCGTGTCGCCGAAGGCAAGCGACAGACCGGCCTGCTTGAACCGCTCGGTAAAGACGAGCGGCCCGAGGCGTTGCAACGTCACCACGGCCGGAAGGTTGAGCGACATCTGAAGGGCCTGCCGGACCGTGACGTCGCCGTTGAAGCCGCCATCGAAATTATGCGGCGCATAGTCGTCGAACCGGGTGGCGGCATCGCGGACCAGACTGGCGGGATGCGCCAATAGTCCATCAAAGGCCATGCCGTAGATGAAGGGTTTCAGTGTCGACCCCGGCGAACGCACCGCCTGCGTGAGGTCGATCGCGCCACTGCGACGTCGATCGAAATAATCGCCGCTCCCGACGCGAGCCACCACCTCGCCGCTCTGCCAATCGGCCATGATGGCCGCGACATTGACGGGACGCGGCAACGAGCCGAGCGCCTGAGCCAGAATGCGTTCGGCCCCATCCTGCAGGTCATGATCGATCGTGGTTCGCACCGCGGCGCCGGCCGGAGCTGTGCCGGCGAGTTGCTCGGCGAGATGCGGCGCCAAGGCCGGCATGGCGTGACGTATTGTCGGCACCGGCGTCAGCATCGCGGTGCGAAGCGAGCCCCTCGCCACGATTCCATCGGCAGCGCCCCGCCGCAACACCTTGGCGCGCGCGGCTTCAGCGGCCCCGACGCGCCGGTCGGGCCGCAAGCCGGTCGGGTTCTGCGGCAGCGCAACCAGCAAAGCCGCTTCAGCATCCGACAGCGCGGAGGGCTCCTTGCCGAACCAGGCCAGGCTTCCGGCCCTGACGCCTTCGACATTGCCGCCCATCGGCGCGAGCGTCAGATAAATCTGGAGAATGTCGCGCTTGGATAGCCGCGTCTCGAGCTGTATCGCCCGGACGATCTCGATCAGCTTGGACCGGAGCGTGCGCGGCCGCGGCTCGAGGAGGCGCACGACCTGCATCGTCAGGGTGGATCCGCCCGACACCACCCGGCCATTGGTCAGCACTTGCAGACTGGCGCGGACGAGCGCCAGCGGATCGACACCCGGGTGGAACCAGAATCGCTTGTCTTCGATATCGACGAGAAGGTCTCGATAGGTCGACGAGAGCATGTCGGGGTCGGGCCGCAAGCGCCAGAGTCCGCCCTTGGTTGTGAAGACCCGCAAGGGCACGTCGGACCGATCGAGCACCGCAGTCGAGGTCTCGGCGAGACGCGTGAAATCCGGTGGAAACAGACGATCGAGCGCCAGGACACCGAGCGACACGCAAGCGACGACCACCAGAGCGCCGATCGTCAATCGACCGGCCCAGACTTTTGGGCCGGTCAGATCCGCGTCTGCGCCGCTCACTGCGGCTTGCGCGGCGCCTGAACGTCGAGCACCCCGGCATCGCTCCGCGCATGATACGAGGGCGCGTACATATCCTCGACCTGAACGCCGGGACGCGCGTAATGGCCGGGCGTCACGGCGCGAACCACATAGGCGAGCTTGAAGCCGCGCGAACCCTCGCTGAGATCCAGGCCGGCAAGATAGCGGTCGTCGCGCACGGCCGTGAAGGTTGGCTCCGTCACATCCTTCAGCCAGGCGAATTGCGTCGCGTCGCGATCGCCGGACAAGCCCACGTTACCGGGCTCCAACCCAGCCGGAAGCATGTCGACGATCAGCACCTTGCGTTGCAACCCCTCGCTCATGCCCCCCTCGACCACGATCACGAGTTCGTCGTTCTGATGCGTGTCGGCAAGATCGGCCGGCTTCCCGTCGAGGTGGAAATAGCTTCTCTGGATCGTGAAGCCATTGGCTTCGGCGGGCTGCGGGCCCGCCGGAACCCCGGTCGTGGCGAGAGACAGATAGACGATGTCTGACGCTTTGTTGACCACGTCCACGGTGCGGCCTTGGCCGAGCGGGATCGTCAGGAGAGCGCTCGATCGGCCGCTGATAGCCTTGCCGTCGAGATCGACGTTCAGCGGCGTCTTGCTTTTGAGGTCAAAGGCGCTCCGCAGCATCCAAGCGTCTTCCTGCGTGCTGCTGTACCCTTTCCCATCCGTCCGGCGCGCGAGGTCCGCCGCTTGGCTGATCAGGGCGGCTTGCGGCAGCAGTTTTTCCTCGTTGGCCAACGACAGGGCCATCGCCTTGTCGCGCAGGTCGCTGCCATAGTCGTTCAGGTAGATGTGCGGGTCGCGCGTGATCGGCGCGGCCTTCATCAAACCAGCGGCGAGGTCGCGCTCCCCCGCATGAGCCATCGCGGCCGCGAGTTGCACACGCGCGATGTCGCTCGGCAGGTGATCGGCGGTGCGGGACGCCATGTAGCGCAATTGCGAGAGGTCGAGCTTGCCGGCCCGGCTGAGCACGACGGATGCGTAGCTGTTACCCGCAACCTCGATCGGATCGACACTGCCGGTCGCGAAGCGCCCCGCCAGCCATGTCAACGCCCGTGTCTTCATGCTCTCAGGGACGTTCAAGCCCTGCTTTTCAGCATGTTGCAGGAAATCGACCACATAGGCGGTAAGCCAGGCATTGCCGCTGTCGAAAGCCGACCAATAGCCGAAGCTGCCATCGGCCGCCTGCAGGGAGAATAGCCGGGCGATGGCGCCCTGCCCCGTCACGTTGTCGCCGGTCGCGGCTTTCACCGCGCCGCCGAGGCTCGCGACATAAAGTTCGGGAAAGGCGCGGCTGACGGTTTGTTCGGCGCAGCCGTAGGGGTAGCGGCGCAATTGAGCCAGGAGGCCGGGGACATCGAAGGCCGGGACGGTCGAGACCGTCAGATCGAGGGTCGCCGTGCCGGGGAGGAGATCCTGTCCCAGCGCGTCGCCGGCCGTGAGCTTCTGACCCGGATCGAGCGTGCGGATCTGGCGCTGCGTCACATAAGGATTTGGCGAGCGGACGCCGATTTCGAAATCGCGTTCCGTGGTCGTGCCATCATCACCCGTGACGACCATGTGGATACGGCCCGCACCGAGTGCACCGGTCGCCGTCAAGGTCCGGTCGACGAAGCGGCGCTTGTCGCGCTTCACATCCTTGAAAAGCGCATCGTCACGGTCGAGCGCAAGCGCGCCCGAGGTCGTGAACGCCACCTTATAGGTCTGCTCCGGCGCTTCGAGATCCGTCAGCATGACGCGGGCCTGCGCCTTGTCGCCAGGGCTGAGGAAGCGCGGTAAGGTGAGTTCTGCCAGAAGGGGAGGCCGCACCGTGACGGGCCGTTCGGCCCGCCCAAAGCGATCCGCCGTCCAGGCCACCACCATCAGCCGCAGTCTGCCGCTGAAGTCCGGAATATCGAGCGTGACGGTGCCGTGCCCGTCGGCGTCCAGCCGAACGGGCCCTTGGAACAGCGCGACCGTCTTGAAGGTCTTCACATCGAGACCGCCCATCTGCAGTTTGGCGCGGGCATCGCCGCCCTGCACCAGTCGCCCCGCCTGCCCGGCTGGATCGATCAGCACCCCGTAGATGTCGCGCAGCTCGAACCCTGGCTCCCGACGGCCGACGAAATGGTCGGCTGCATCAGGCGTCTCGAAACTCGTCATGCGGAGCACCGCCTCGTCGACCGCCGCGAGTGTCACATAGACGGGCTGATCACGCGGAGCGCCCTTGACCGACACGTCGACGACCAGTTTCGACTTCGGCTGAATCTTGTCCGGCGCGCCAAGACTGACGTCGAGCCGATGCGACGCGGCCGCCCCCGGCACCCAGCCGATGCCGACCGCGCGAACCGGTAGACGCGGCACCACCCCGCCGGCTGGGGAGATCGCAACGGCCAGCACGTAGGCGCCACTGGCCGGAACATCGGCCGCGTCGAACGACACCGTATCGCCGCCCTTCGCCATCGTCAGTTCCTGCACCTGATGCAGGCCATTGCCCTCCAGCATCACGAGCACGCGGCCCGCAAAGGCCGGCTCGACCCTGGCCCGTATGGTCCCGGCGGGGGCAGACGCATCGATCGTCACCGGCAGCACATCCGGCTTGCGATTGTCGGCCTCCGCACCGCCCCACCAGCCCGCGCCGAAGCGGACGCTGGTCGCGGTTTTCCCGTCGGCATCATAGACTTCGAGCCGGAATCGACCGCTCGTGACAGGGGCGGTGATGTGGCCACGCCCATCGGCGCCGAGCGTCACTTCGCCACCATTCTGCCGCGCGTCGTTGACGATCTCCTCGGATTGCCAGCGGCCGTCGCGATAGAAGTAGGTGTAGTCGTAATCCTCCTTGATGAGGTCCCACTTGAGACTGCTCGATCCGATCGGCGTTCCGACCGGATCAAGCAACGCGACGTCGAAGTCCGCGTCGGCTCCCTCCGCCACGCCATAGCCAAAGGTGGTCCGAACCCCGATGAACCGATTTGCGGTGTGGAGCGGCCTCGTCGCCTGGGCCGTCACGGCGCGTCCATCAATGTCGTTGACGGTCGCCAGAACAGCGACCTCGAGTGGCGAGGTCGAGTCGGGCGCTGCATCGTCCTGCAGCGTGACGGTCGCATGGCCTTTGTCGTCCGTCGTAAAGGTTTGGGCCGTGAGTGATTTGGCCAGGAACTGTTCCTGCACCAACCCGAAGCGATAATCCTCAAACCCCTTGAACGGGGCGCTGGCGGCCTGGATCGTGCCTTCGACCTGTCCGGTCAGCGCGGCACCGGGGCTGCCATAAAAATAATCGGCCTGCACATTCGCTTGGATCGGCCCTGCGGCATCGAGCGGACCTGCGGCGGCATCCAGTTTCGCCTCGAGACGCGGCGGCACGAAATCCTGGACCGAGACTGTGACGCTGCCGACATGCTCTTTCCCGCCGGCACCGGCCCAAATGGTCCATTCGCCGCTATAGGCATTATCCGGCACGTGGATGTCGATCGAGCCGCCACCTGCTGTGGCAAGGTCCGGCTTCAGGGTTTCAACCTCGATCCCGTCGGGCCGCACGACATGCAGCAGCAGCGGCGTGGTCGGCACGAGGGCCGCCTTTGCGTCACGCAGCAGCGTTCCGAGATGGATGGTCTCACCCGGACGATAGATGCCCCGATCGGTCCATAAGAAGGCATCGAGCGCGCCGGGCGGGGTCCGCCCCTTCGTATCGAGATCCGTGAGGTCGAGCGCCGGCGCATCGATCTGCAGCCACGTGAAATCACCACGGGCCAGCGATGCGGCCAGAACGCGCGGGCTGTCGCCATTCTCGCCCCGCAACAGGCCGCCGGGAATCATGACCCGGCCGTCCTGGTCGGTCTTATAGGAGGCCAGCACCTCGTTGCTGCGGGCGATCAGGCGAACGTCGACATCCTTGATCGGCACGGCCGTTTGCAACGAGCGCGCACTGACCAGCATGCCAGCGTCGGTCTTGACCGTGAACAGCCCGATATCCGAAATGCTGAACCATTGCGTGGCGCGCTCACCATCGTCCTCGGGCGTCGAGCCGTCGCGGATGGCGGTCACAACATAGACGCCGGGCGTCAGGGTCTTGATGAGCTGGTCGATCGGGATCGTGGTCGCGACCTGCTGGTTGGGTTTGGAGGCGATATCAAGCCGCCCTTCGAACAGCTTGGTGCTGCGATCGGCGATCTGCGCGAGACTGTAGCCGCTGAGCACCTGGCCGAACCACTCGTTGCCGACCTGATCGGCCAGCGCCCGTTCGCCGAAGCGATAAACCACGATATGGGCCTTGCTGACGTTGACGCTCTTGAGCGGCAGACCGACGCCCTTCGTATAGGGAAGCAGCGACTTGCCGGTGTCGAACGTCACGCGGGCTTCGCGGTCGGGCACATCGACCGCGACTGTGACGTCCTTCGGCAACGTCGATCCGTCGGCGGCGGGCAGACCCGCCTTCAGCCGCACCGTGTAATGGCCACCATGCGCGAGGCCTGTCAGGCAGAGATCCTTGCCACGCGGTTGAAGGCTGTGGTCGGTCTTTGGATCGAGCGAGAGGAACGGCTCGAATGCACTGCCCTCGTGACGCGGCAGCGGCGACGTGAAGCTGAAACAGGCGGCTGGCACCGCACGATCGGGTTGGACCGTCACATTGAGATAGTCGGCGGCGTGAGCGCCCCCGATGGCGCCGAGCAGCAAAGAGGTCGGAACGAAAAGCCCCAGCAAGACCCGTGATAGTGTGCTCAACGATCCCTCACGACGCATGTCGACCGGCTCCCATCGGCTGTGGGTTCAGTGACAGGCCTCGACGTCGATTGCGTGACGTCGGGGCCCCTCCCACGTTTTCTGAGTTCTATCTGAACTGCGGCAGCCCGCCACAGCAAAACGAGATCCGGCCTTCGCGCGCGCCACGACCGGTCCGTCGTTCGTTCAATCCTTCGCGCGCGCGACGTCGTTGACGCCTTCAAGATCGGGCGCGTGGCCGTAGCTCATCTGCTTCATCTGAGTCAGGACGCGGTGCATCTCTTCGTCCGAGAGGATCGGCGGTTCGCCGAGCGTCAGGGCCTGGACATATAGCCGCGAGATCGTCTCAACTTCGATGCCGAGCGCCAGAGCCGAAGCGAGCGTCTTGCCGAGCGAAATCTGACCATGCTGTCCAAGCAGGCAGGCCAACCGATCCTGCAGGGCCTCCAGAGCGTAATCCGAGAGCGCCTGCGTCCCGAATGTCGCATATTTGGCGCAACGGATCGTGGTGCCGCCGGCGACGCCGGTCATGTAATGGAAGCTCGGGATGGTCTTGTGGTGGACCGCGAGGGTCGTCGCATAGATCGAATGACAATGCAGGACGACGTCGATGTCGTGCCGAGCCTGCAGGATATCGCGATGGAACCGCCATTCCGAAGACGGGCGGCGGCGCCCCTCATAGGTCCCGTCGAAGGCCATTTGGACCAGATCCTCCGGCTCCATCTGATCGTAGGGCAAGGAGGTCGGCGTGATCAGGAATCCAGCGGGGTTCCGGATCGAGATATTGCCGGCCGTCCCCTGATTGATGCCGCTGGCATTCATGCGGCGGCATGTCGCCACCATGTCGCGGCGCATCGCGAGATCGTCGGTCGTGGTCATGGGTTTCTCCTGTTGCTGGCGCGGGCGCGCCATTGGGTTCGGTATTGGTCGAGGCCGGAGACGCGCAGCGGGTCCGGCCGGTCGAGCGCAAGCGGGGCTGCGTGATCCCGCGTCTCGTGCCAGGCCAGCAGCGCTGCCCCGGACCCGGTTCCATATTGCTCGTGATTGACGAGCACGCGGGCCTGTGGACGCAAGGCGGCCAGCAACCCGGCATAGGCAGGGTCGCGCACGTAACTGCCGTCGAGCACGAGATTATCCCCGATCGCGAGTCCCTCGAGACACATGTCGGTGAGCAAGGCAACATAGAGCACCGCGAGGCTATGGCGCAGCGTGAGATCGCTCGCGAGCGCGCCCTCCACCACGCCCCGCCCGGCCGTGCCCGGAAACAAGGCATCGTCCTGACCAAAGGTCGGCAGCGCCATCGTGCCGCTTGCGATGAGCCGCTCGAGGTCATCGCGCGACGCGGGGCCGCGCGTGCCGGCTTCCGAAACAGCGCTGAACTCGCGGCCCGCCATGGTGAGTACGCCGGCCAGAGGCTTGCCCTCGACGTCGGCATTGCAGCACACGCCCGGCCGCTCGGTGACGCCGTCGCTGTCGGGGCTGTCGCTGATCGCCACCATCCAAGTCCCGGTCGACACAACGGTCATGTCGGAGAGGCCGGCCGCCTGATAGCGGTACAGATTGGCGGAACTGTCGTGGATGCCGTTGACGACCCGCACATCGGGCCGCAAGCCGGTTCGCGACACCCAGTCGGGCCGCAACGGTCCAAGTGTCTCCCAGGCCGGACGCAGCGGCGGCATCAATCTCTGCCAGCCGCGCTCCGCGATCAGGTGCGCCGGGCGGCCATCGGCCGGGCTCCAGAGATGCGACTGTGCCGCGAGGCTCGTGACCTCCCCGGCCGCGACACCGCTGAGCCGCCATGCCCAATATTGCGGCGTCGCAAGGTAATAACGCGCGTCGAGGAAGGCCGCCGGCCAATCCGTTTCCAGCCATAGCATCTGGCGCGCCAGATGAGCGGCCCCGAGCATGAATTGACTGCCGCGCTCGCGGAATGACCCACCGATGCGGCGATATTCGGCTTCGATCGCGGCCGGCGGCGTCTGCTCATAGTCGATCATCGGCATGGCTGGCTCATGCTCGCCCACCAGCACCCCGCCCGACCCATGCGCGCAAGGGACGATCGCAGCAATATCATGACGCGAACCGAGGCTTGTCAGCCCATCCAACATCCAGCTCTCGATGGCACCAAGATCATGATGCCGATACGGCGGTCCCGGCAAAACCGCATTGCCGGTCGACATCGTCTCGAGCAACCGTCCAACGCGATCGGCGATCGTCAATTTGACGTTGGTTTTGCCGACGTCGAACACCGCCACGACGCTCATGATGTCGAGTCCCGACGCTCGCCCTCGTGGCGCGATGTGGATCCGCGCATCACAATGCGACACGGCAGTTCCATCACGCGATGAGGGGCGTCATCACCCTTCAGCCGGCCGACCAGTTGCCGCCAGGCCGCCACGGCCATGGCTTCCACGGGTTGCCGCACCGCCGTGATGCTAGGGGTGACCAGGGCCATCCACTCTTCATCGTCGAAACTTGCCAAAGCGATGCCGCGCGGCTGAGCCCGAAGCCTGGGTCCGAGGAGCTCGAAGACGACCCTCGTCGTGATGTTGTCGAGCGCGAAGACGGCGTCGGGGAGCGGACTCGTCGCCATGAAAGTCTCGATCCGACGGCGTACCGTCGCCGGATCGAGCCCCGTTTCCAGCACCGTGACGTCCATAGTCGAGCCGGCGGCCTCGCGGATGCCATCGAGACGCTCGCGGATGTTGCCGATCCTCAAGCAATTGGCGACGACCACACAACTCGACGCGCCCATCTCGGCAAGGTGCCGGATCATGGACGCCGAGGCCGCCTTGTTGTCGACCGCCACCATGTCGAAGTGCGCATCGTCCGGTAGACGATCGACCAGGACGATCGGCAGGCCCCACGACGGGAGCCGTTCGGTGAAGGCACCGTCGCAGGGGATGACGATCAGCCCGGCCGGTCGCCATGAGCGGATGGCCCTCAATCGCGCGGCTTCCTGCTGCGGGTCATTGGCGGAACTGACCACCAAGAGATCGAACCCGTCGAGACGGGCCACCTGTTCGAGCGTCGACACGAAGGAGGCGAAGAAGGAATTTTTCAAATCGGGCACCACGATACCGGCCAGGGCCTGCTTGCGCGACCGCAGCCGCGAGGCTGTGCCATCAGCCACGTAGCCGAGTTCATCGACGGCGGCTCGCACGCGCAAGGACAGTTCCTCACCGACGCGTGTCCGGCTGTTGAGGACATTGGAGACGGTGGCGATCGAAACCCCGGCCCGCTCCGCAACCGTGCGGATCGACACGGCACGCGGCGACGCGGCTCGGTCCACGATGCGGGGCTCTCGTTCGGAGTTGTGTGGCATGGATCGCCTTCCCCGGCAGAGCCGAGCGTCTCCCTAAAACGTTTTTTTAGAGGCTAGACATCCGGATCGTCTGTGTCAATCATGGGCAGGATGGCGTCTGAAGAGGCAAGGTCAACCGGACCAAACCTCTCGTTGCGCCACAGATCACCTAAGGGAGGAAACGACCATGAACAAGCTTGGGGTACATGCCTTTGTGTGGGCGAAAGGCTGGAGCGAGGAGGAATGCCGCTTCGCCGTCAGCCAGTCGGCCGAACTCGGCTACGATCTGATCGAGCTCGCGGCTCTCGATCCGAATGCCATTTCGGTCGACTTCACCCGTCGAGAACTCGAAAAGCATAAGCTCGGCGCCACCATGTCGCTCGGCCTCGACGCCGATCGAGATATTTCGTCCGGCGATCCGGAAAAGACCAAGCGCGGCGAACAGCGCTTGATGGAAGCCATGTCGCTCGCCCGCGACGTGCAGGCGACGCATGTTTGCGGCATCCTCTATTCGGCGTTTCAGAAATATGCGGTTCCGCCGACCGCCGACGGGGTCGCCCGTTCGGTCGAGGTGCTGCAGCGCGTCGCCGAGAAAGCCAAGGAGAGCAACATCACGCTCGGGCTCGAAGTGGTTAACCGCTATGAGACCAACGTCTGCAA includes:
- a CDS encoding alpha-2-macroglobulin family protein, with translation MSTLSRVLLGLFVPTSLLLGAIGGAHAADYLNVTVQPDRAVPAACFSFTSPLPRHEGSAFEPFLSLDPKTDHSLQPRGKDLCLTGLAHGGHYTVRLKAGLPAADGSTLPKDVTVAVDVPDREARVTFDTGKSLLPYTKGVGLPLKSVNVSKAHIVVYRFGERALADQVGNEWFGQVLSGYSLAQIADRSTKLFEGRLDIASKPNQQVATTIPIDQLIKTLTPGVYVVTAIRDGSTPEDDGERATQWFSISDIGLFTVKTDAGMLVSARSLQTAVPIKDVDVRLIARSNEVLASYKTDQDGRVMIPGGLLRGENGDSPRVLAASLARGDFTWLQIDAPALDLTDLDTKGRTPPGALDAFLWTDRGIYRPGETIHLGTLLRDAKAALVPTTPLLLHVVRPDGIEVETLKPDLATAGGGSIDIHVPDNAYSGEWTIWAGAGGKEHVGSVTVSVQDFVPPRLEAKLDAAAGPLDAAGPIQANVQADYFYGSPGAALTGQVEGTIQAASAPFKGFEDYRFGLVQEQFLAKSLTAQTFTTDDKGHATVTLQDDAAPDSTSPLEVAVLATVNDIDGRAVTAQATRPLHTANRFIGVRTTFGYGVAEGADADFDVALLDPVGTPIGSSSLKWDLIKEDYDYTYFYRDGRWQSEEIVNDARQNGGEVTLGADGRGHITAPVTSGRFRLEVYDADGKTATSVRFGAGWWGGAEADNRKPDVLPVTIDASAPAGTIRARVEPAFAGRVLVMLEGNGLHQVQELTMAKGGDTVSFDAADVPASGAYVLAVAISPAGGVVPRLPVRAVGIGWVPGAAASHRLDVSLGAPDKIQPKSKLVVDVSVKGAPRDQPVYVTLAAVDEAVLRMTSFETPDAADHFVGRREPGFELRDIYGVLIDPAGQAGRLVQGGDARAKLQMGGLDVKTFKTVALFQGPVRLDADGHGTVTLDIPDFSGRLRLMVVAWTADRFGRAERPVTVRPPLLAELTLPRFLSPGDKAQARVMLTDLEAPEQTYKVAFTTSGALALDRDDALFKDVKRDKRRFVDRTLTATGALGAGRIHMVVTGDDGTTTERDFEIGVRSPNPYVTQRQIRTLDPGQKLTAGDALGQDLLPGTATLDLTVSTVPAFDVPGLLAQLRRYPYGCAEQTVSRAFPELYVASLGGAVKAATGDNVTGQGAIARLFSLQAADGSFGYWSAFDSGNAWLTAYVVDFLQHAEKQGLNVPESMKTRALTWLAGRFATGSVDPIEVAGNSYASVVLSRAGKLDLSQLRYMASRTADHLPSDIARVQLAAAMAHAGERDLAAGLMKAAPITRDPHIYLNDYGSDLRDKAMALSLANEEKLLPQAALISQAADLARRTDGKGYSSTQEDAWMLRSAFDLKSKTPLNVDLDGKAISGRSSALLTIPLGQGRTVDVVNKASDIVYLSLATTGVPAGPQPAEANGFTIQRSYFHLDGKPADLADTHQNDELVIVVEGGMSEGLQRKVLIVDMLPAGLEPGNVGLSGDRDATQFAWLKDVTEPTFTAVRDDRYLAGLDLSEGSRGFKLAYVVRAVTPGHYARPGVQVEDMYAPSYHARSDAGVLDVQAPRKPQ
- a CDS encoding class II aldolase/adducin family protein, which produces MTTTDDLAMRRDMVATCRRMNASGINQGTAGNISIRNPAGFLITPTSLPYDQMEPEDLVQMAFDGTYEGRRRPSSEWRFHRDILQARHDIDVVLHCHSIYATTLAVHHKTIPSFHYMTGVAGGTTIRCAKYATFGTQALSDYALEALQDRLACLLGQHGQISLGKTLASALALGIEVETISRLYVQALTLGEPPILSDEEMHRVLTQMKQMSYGHAPDLEGVNDVARAKD
- a CDS encoding FGGY-family carbohydrate kinase, with product MSVVAVFDVGKTNVKLTIADRVGRLLETMSTGNAVLPGPPYRHHDLGAIESWMLDGLTSLGSRHDIAAIVPCAHGSGGVLVGEHEPAMPMIDYEQTPPAAIEAEYRRIGGSFRERGSQFMLGAAHLARQMLWLETDWPAAFLDARYYLATPQYWAWRLSGVAAGEVTSLAAQSHLWSPADGRPAHLIAERGWQRLMPPLRPAWETLGPLRPDWVSRTGLRPDVRVVNGIHDSSANLYRYQAAGLSDMTVVSTGTWMVAISDSPDSDGVTERPGVCCNADVEGKPLAGVLTMAGREFSAVSEAGTRGPASRDDLERLIASGTMALPTFGQDDALFPGTAGRGVVEGALASDLTLRHSLAVLYVALLTDMCLEGLAIGDNLVLDGSYVRDPAYAGLLAALRPQARVLVNHEQYGTGSGAALLAWHETRDHAAPLALDRPDPLRVSGLDQYRTQWRARASNRRNP
- a CDS encoding LacI family DNA-binding transcriptional regulator, whose product is MPHNSEREPRIVDRAASPRAVSIRTVAERAGVSIATVSNVLNSRTRVGEELSLRVRAAVDELGYVADGTASRLRSRKQALAGIVVPDLKNSFFASFVSTLEQVARLDGFDLLVVSSANDPQQEAARLRAIRSWRPAGLIVIPCDGAFTERLPSWGLPIVLVDRLPDDAHFDMVAVDNKAASASMIRHLAEMGASSCVVVANCLRIGNIRERLDGIREAAGSTMDVTVLETGLDPATVRRRIETFMATSPLPDAVFALDNITTRVVFELLGPRLRAQPRGIALASFDDEEWMALVTPSITAVRQPVEAMAVAAWRQLVGRLKGDDAPHRVMELPCRIVMRGSTSRHEGERRDSTS